One Alnus glutinosa chromosome 3, dhAlnGlut1.1, whole genome shotgun sequence genomic region harbors:
- the LOC133864042 gene encoding uncharacterized protein LOC133864042, whose protein sequence is MDLLANRVQRSEIKLGDHIYTYRAVVAYSHHGIFVGENKVVHFTPDRDSNSNIWVSSDSSFHNSSLICSSCPECGFRKPNSGVVRSCLDCFLGNGSLYRFKYGVSRSVFFAHVRGGTCSLAKSDPPEEVIHRALCLLQSGFGNYRVFQNNCEDFALYCKTGLRVVDKKNTDTGTSGQAISVSSVVGASLPGIIFSFLKRQNPICAVTLSAGTYSMNRYANDIGVRDDVIRVRVEDLAVNLVWAGPREEVADDSEASEQDFVDSAVSVSILDGTNFSDWSEQVQFYLGLWDLDLALRIERPPTITNSSSMEEKAIYKTWERSNRLSIMFMRMKIADNIKSTLPEYDSAKEFFQTMEERFRSIDNSLTGTLMDELTTMKFDGTREMHEHIIEMTNLATKLKALGMNVDELFLVQLILNSLPPQYESFQIHYNTTKDNWNVNELISMLVREEARLEQQGHHLVHLVSQGDKRIEPLEVNGLSQVIEIHEKRQNSVIEPPEVNEHHQVIEIHEKRQNSVIEPPEVNEHHQVIEVHERSQNNVTCYFCNKIGHIKRNCHKRRAWFEKRGIPYNPNHKPK, encoded by the exons atgGATCTGCTCGCCAACAGAGTGCAGAGAAGTGAGATCAAGCTCGGAGACCACATCTACACCTACAGAGCTGTCGTCGCCTACTCCCAccacg GTATCTTTGTTGGGGAAAACAAGGTGGTCCATTTCACACCTGATAGAGATTCGAATTCAAACATTTGGGTATCTTCTGATTCTAGCTTTCATAACTCAAGCTTGATCTGTTCTTCCTGTCCCGAATGTGGGTTTAGGAAACCCAACAGTGGTGTAGTCCGCTCTTGCCTGGATTGTTTCCTTGGAAATGGATCTCTGTATCGTTTCAAATATGGAGTTTCTCGATCAGTTTTCTTTGCTCATGTGCGGGGTGGCACATGCTCCCTCGCAAAATCTGACCCACCAGAAGAAGTTATCCACCGAGCATTGTGTCTTCTTCAAAGTGGATTTGGCAATTACCGTGTGTTTCAAAACAACTGCGAAGACTTTGCGCTTTATTGCAAAACTGGTCTTCGGGTAGTAGACAAAAAAAACACTGATACTGGAACAAGTGGTCAAGCCATTTCTGTCTCTTCTGTCGTTGGTGCCTCATTGCCTGgcattattttttcctttctgaaGCGGCAGAATCCAATTTGTGCGGTTACTTTATCGGCTGGGACGTACAGTATGAACAGGTATGCAAATGACATTGGCGTTCGAGATGATGTGATCAGGGTGCGAGTGGAGGACTTGGCTGTGAACCTGGTTTGGGCAGGCCCTCGTGAGGAAGTAGCTGATGACAGTGAGGCTTCAGAGCAAGATTTTGTTGATTCTGCAG TGTCAGTTTCAATTCTTGATGGAACAAATTTCTCTGATTGGTCTGAACAAGTTCAGTTTTACCTTGGTCTTTGGGATCTTGATTTGGCACTGCGGATTGAGAGACCGCCTACTATTACCAATTCAAGTAGTATGGAAGAAAAGGCTATATACAAGACTTGGGAGCGATCGAATAGATTGAGCATTATGTTTATGCGAATGAAAATAGCAGACAATATTAAATCAACTCTTCCTGAATATGATAGTGCTAAAGAATTCTTTCAAACCATGGAAGAACGTTTCCGATCGATTGACAACTCTCTTACAGGGACATTGATGGATGAACTTACTACCATGAAATTTGATGGTACACGTGAGATGCATGAGCATATCATTGAAATGACAAATTTAGCTACTAAATTAAAGGCTCTTGGGATGAATGTGGATGAGTTATTTCTCGTACAATTGATTTTGAACTCTTTGCCTCCTCAGTATGAATCATTtcaaattcattacaatactaCTAAAGATAATTGGAATGTAAATGAATTGATCAGTATGCTTGTTCGAGAAGAGGCAAGGCTTGAGCAACAAGGACATCATTTAGTTCACCTTGTAAGTCAAGGAGACAAAAGGATAGAGCCACTTGAAGTTAATGGGCTTTCTCAAGTAATTGAGATTCATGAGAAGAGACAAAACAGTGTCATAGAGCCACCTGAAGTTAATGAACATCATCAAGTAATTGAGATTCATGAGAAGAGACAAAACAGTGTCATAGAGCCACCTGAAGTTAATGAACATCATCAAGTAATTGAGGTTCATGAGAGGAGTCAAAACAATGTCACGTGCTATTTCTGCAATAAGATTGGGCATATAAAGAGAAATTGCCACAAACGCAGAGCATGGTTTGAAAAGAGGG GGATTCCTTACAATCCAAACCATAAacccaaataa
- the LOC133863084 gene encoding protein LEAD-SENSITIVE 1-like, translated as MGLLNNKVERSAIKPGDHIYTYRAVFTYSHHGIFVGGNKVVHFRPERNLNSSAGTSSDSDFYDSTLSLPSSCCTFPDCGFRKPNSCVVLSCLDCFLGNGSLHRYKYGVSPSVFLAKARGGTCSIAKSDPPEAVIRRALYLLQNGFGNYDVFENNCEDFALYCETGLQIVDRKKKTDNGKTGGSSRKEVKQGVGSSGQASAVIGAPLAAILSSPLKWLIPSPVGVATVTAGMYCLNRYANDIGVRDDVIKVTVEDLAGK; from the exons ATGGGTCTGCTCAACAACAAAGTGGAGAGAAGTGCGATCAAGCCCGGAGACCACATCTACACCTACAGAGCTGTTTTCACCTACTCCCACCACG GTATCTTTGTTGGGGGAAACAAGGTGGTCCATTTTAGACCCGAGAGAAATTTGAATTCAAGCGCCGGGACATCTTCTGATTCTGACTTTTATGATTCAACGTTGAGCCTCCCGTCATCCTGTTGTACCTTTCCCGACTGTGGATTTAGGAAACCCAACAGTTGTGTAGTCCTTTCTTGCCTGGATTGTTTCCTTGGAAATGGATCTCTGCATCGTTACAAATATGGAGTTTCTCCATCAGTTTTCCTTGCTAAGGCGCGGGGTGGCACATGCTCCATTGCAAAATCTGACCCACCAGAAGCAGTTATCCGCCGAGCATTGTATCTTCTTCAAAATGGATTTGGCAATTATGATGTCTTCGAAAACAACTGCGAAGACTTTGCGCTTTATTGCGAAACTGGTCTTCAGATAGTAGACCGAAAGAAAAAAACTGATAATGGAAAAACTGGGGGTAGCAGccgaaaagaagtaaaacaggGGGTCGGGAGTAGTGGTCAAGCCTCTGCTGTGATTGGTGCTCCATTGGCTGCcattctttcttctcctctcaAGTGGCTGATTCCAAGTCCTGTTGGTGTGGCTACGGTTACGGCTGGGATGTATTGTTTGAACAGGTATGCAAATGATATTGGCGTTCGAGATGATGTTATCAAGGTGACAGTGGAGGACTTGGCTGGGAAGTAG
- the LOC133863082 gene encoding protein LEAD-SENSITIVE 1-like, with protein sequence MGLLTNRVERSEIKPGDHIYTYRAIFTYSHHGIFVGGSKVVHFRPERNLNSSTGTSSDSDFYDSTLSLPSSCSTFPDCGFRQPNSGVILSCLDCFLRNGSLYCFEYGVTPSAFLAKVRGGTCSTATSDPQETVIHRAMYLLQNGFGNYDVFQNNCEDFTLYCKTGLLIMDKLGVGRSGQASSVIGAPLAAILSSPLKLLMPSPVGVATVTAGMYCMSRYATDIGVRTDVIKVAVEDLAVNLGWAGHHEEVADDSEASSNQLIAI encoded by the exons ATGGGTCTGCTCACCAACAGAGTGGAGAGAAGTGAGATCAAGCCCGGAGACCACATCTACACCTACAGAGCTATCTTCACCTACTCCCAccacg GTATCTTTGTTGGGGGAAGCAAGGTGGTCCATTTTAGACCTGAGAGAAATTTGAATTCAAGCACTGGGACATCCTCTGATTCTGACTTTTATGATTCAACACTGAGCCTCCCATCATCCTGTTCTACCTTTCCCGACTGTGGATTTAGGCAACCCAACAGTGGTGTAATCCTCTCTTGCCTGGACTGTTTCCTTCGAAATGGATCTCTGTATTGTTTTGAATATGGAGTTACTCCATCAGCTTTCCTTGCTAAGGTTCGGGGCGGCACATGCTCCACTGCAACATCTGACCCGCAGGAAACAGTTATCCACCGAGCAATGTATCTTCTTCAAAATGGATTTGGCAATTATGATGTGTTTCAAAACAATTGCGAAGACTTTACGCTTTATTGCAAAACTGGTCTTCTGATAATGGACAAACTGGGGGTTGGAAGAAGTGGTCAAGCCTCTTCTGTCATTGGTGCCCCATTGGCTGCcattctttcttctcctctgaAGTTGCTGATGCCAAGTCCTGTTGGTGTGGCTACGGTAACGGCTGGGATGTACTGTATGAGCAGGTATGCAACTGATATTGGGGTTCGGACTGATGTGATCAAGGTGGCAGTGGAGGACTTGGCTGTGAACCTGGGTTGGGCAGGCCATCATGAAGAAGTAGCTGATGACAGTGAGGCTTCTTCTAACCAACTGATTGCCATATGA
- the LOC133863694 gene encoding bifunctional fucokinase/fucose pyrophosphorylase, whose product MESSRENRFWRNKQEHKHKQRKADLDAVLRKSWYHLRLSVRHPSRVPTWDAIVLTAASPEQAQLYDWQLKRAKRMGRVSPSTVTLAVPDPHGQRIGSGAATLHAIHALAAHYQHLGLHLAPAAGTTDNSSSNNEVPLMPMVSFMAKKHILLLHAGGDSKRVPWANPMGKVFLPLPYLGADDPDGPVPLLFDHILAIASCARQAFKNEGGIFIMTGDVLPCFDASTMVLPENTSCIITVPITLDIASNHGVIVASQSGITAKSVLVSLVDNLLQKPSIRELVEKKAILDDGRTLLDTGMIAVRGQAWVELVKLACSCQPMISELLKSRKEMSLYEDLVAAWVPAKHEWLQQRPLGEELVSRLGKNKMFSYCAYDLLFLHFGTSSEVLDHLSGASPGLVGRRHLCSIPATTVSDIASSAVVLSSKIAPGVSVGEDSLLYDSSISSGIQIGSQSIVVGINVPGDNGRTAEDSIKFMLPDRHCLWEVPLVGCTERVIVYCGLHDNPKNSLSRDGTFCGKPWKKVFHDLCIQESDLWASTVTQDKCLWNAKIFPILPYFEMLTLATWLMGLSDEKTNYLLLLWKNARRVSLEELHRSIDFTEMCISSSNHQADLAAGIAKACINYGMLGRNLSQLCGEILQKEVSGVKICKDFLDMCPRLQEQNSRILPKSRAYQVQVDLLRACSDEARACELEHNIWDAVADETASAVRYGFKEHLLESPSNMSASAYENKKFDGCVDRSFHPRMIKVELPVRVDFVGGWSDTPPWSLERAGCVLNMAINLEGSLPIGAIIETTETAGVSISDDAGNQLHVEDLTSISAPFESGDPFRLVKSALVVTGIIHDDILLSMGLLIRTWANVPRGSGLGTSSILAAAVVKGLLQITDGDDSNESVARLVLVLEQLMGTGGGWQDQIGGLYPGIKFTASFPGIPLRLQVIPLVASPQLTLELQQRLLVVFTGQVRLAHQVLQKVVTRYLRRDNLLVSSIKRLAELAKIGREALMNCDIDELGEIMLEAWRLHQELDPYCSNQFVDRLFSFADPYCSGYKLVGAGGGGFALLLAKDACSANELRQLLEADPSFDVKIYDWNINCEEVISR is encoded by the exons ATGGAGAGCAGTCGAGAAAACAGATTCTGGAGGAACAAACAGgaacataaacataaacagAGGAAGGCTGACTTGGACGCAGTGCTTCGGAAATCGTGGTACCATCTGCGGCTGTCAGTGAGGCACCCTTCCAGGGTCCCCACCTGGGACGCCATCGTGCTCACGGCCGCCAGCCCCGAGCAGGCCCAGCTCTACGACTGGCAGCTCAAGCGCGCCAAGCGCATGGGCCGCGTCTCCCCCTCCACCGTCACTCTCGCCGTGCCCGACCCCCACGGCCAGCGGATCGGCTCCGGAGCTGCCACTCTCCACGCCATTCACGCCCTCGCTGCGCATTACCAGCACCTCGGCCTTCATCTCGCCCCCGCG GCAGGAACCACAGACAATAGCAGTTCCAACAATGAAGTCCCTCTCATGCCAATGGTTAGCTTCATGGCCAAAAAGCATATACTATTGCTTCATGCTGGAGGTGACTCTAAAAGGGTCCCATGGGCAAATCCTATGGGAAAAGTTTTCCTGCCGCTTCCGTATTTGGGAGCAGATGACCCTGATGGGCCAGTTCCGCTGCTTTTTGACCATATACTGGCCATTGCTTCTTGTGCAAGACAAGCCTTTAAAAATGAAG GCGGTATATTTATTATGACTGGAGATGTTCTTCCGTGTTTTGATGCCTCCACCATGGTACTTCCAGAGAACACATCCTGCATCATCACTGTTCCGATCACCCTAGATATTGCTTCTAACCATGGTGTCATTGTGGCATCTCAAAGTGGGATTACGGCTAAAAGTGTTTTGGTCAGTTTAGTTGACAATCTTCTACAAAAACCCAGCATACGCGAGCTTGTTGAGAAGAAGGCAATTCTGGATGATGGTAGAACACTACTTGACACAGGAATGATAGCAGTTAGAGGTCAAGCCTGGGTGGAGCTTGTTAAGCTTGCATGTTCCTGCCAACCAATGATTTCAGAGCTTCTGAAGAGCAGAAAAGAG ATGAGTTTATATGAAGATCTGGTAGCAGCTTGGGTACCTGCAAAACATGAGTGGTTGCAACAACGCCCTTTGGGTGAAGAACTGGTCAGCAGATTGGGAAAAAACAAGATGTTTAGCTATTGTGCTT ATGATTTGTTGTTCTTACATTTTGGAACCTCAAGTGAAGTTTTGGATCACCTAAGTGGGGCTAGTCCAGGACTTGTTGGCCGAAGACACTTGTGTTCCATCCCAGCAACAACTGTTTCTGACATTGCATCATCTGCTGTTGTTCTTTCAAGTAAAATTGCACCTGGGGTGTCAGTTGGGGAAGATTCTCTTCTGTATGATTCATCCATTTCTAGTGGCATACAAATTGGTTCCCAATCTATAGTTGTTGGTATCAATGTCCCAGGAGACAATGGGAGGACAGCAGAAGATTCAATTAAGTTCATGCTTCCTGATCGCCATTGCCTTTGGGAGGTTCCGTTAGTAGGATGCACTGAAAGAGTTATTGTGTATTGTGGCCTCCATGATAACCCAAAAAATTCACTTTCTAGGGATGGGACTTTTTGTGGGAAACCTTGGAAGAAGGTCTTTCATGACCTATGCATCCAAGAAAGTGATCTGTGGGCCTCGACAGTTACACAGGACAAATGCTTATGGAATGCAAAGATATTCCCCATTCTTCCTTACTTTGAAATGCTTACTTTGGCAACATGGTTGATGGGCTTGAGTGACGAAAAAACCAACTACTTGCTTCTCTTATGGAAAAATGCGCGCCGTGTCAGTTTGGAGGAGTTGCATAGATCAATTGACTTCACAGAGATGTGTATAAGCTCCAGTAATCATCAAGCAGATCTTGCAGCTGGAATTGCTAAAGCATGCATTAATTATGGCATGCTTGGACGCAACTTATCGCAATTGTGTGGAGAAATTCTTCAAAAGGAAGTTTCAGGAGTCAAAATATGTAAGGACTTCCTGGATATGTGTCCCAGACTTCAGGAGCAGAACTCTCGGATTCTTCCCAAAAGTCGGGCATACCAGGTGCAAGTTGATCTGCTTCGAGCATGCAGTGACGAAGCAAGAGCATGTGAGTTGGAGCACAACATTTGGGATGCGGTTGCTGATGAAACGGCTTCAGCAGTAAGATATGGTTTTAAAG AACATCTCTTGGAGTCTCCCAGCAACATGTCTGCTTCAGCATATGAGAACAAGAAGTTTGATGGCTGTGTTGATAGATCTTTCCACCCTAGAATGATAAAGGTTGAATTACCTGTTCGTGTAGATTTTGTTGGGGGTTGGAGTGATACTCCTCCATGGAGCTTAGAGCGTGCTGGTTGTGTTCTGAATATGGCAATCAATCTGGAAGGTTCCCTTCCCATTGGCGCCATCATAGAGACGACAGAAACAGCTGGAGTATCAATAAGCGATGATGCTGGAAACCAGTTACATGTTGAAGATCTTACCTCTATTTCAGCTCCATTTGAAAGCGGTGATCCATTTCGGCTCGTCAAATCCGCATTAGTTGTGACTGGCATTATTCATGATGACATTCTTTTGTCCATGGGTTTGCTAATCAGGACATGGGCCAATGTCCCACGTGGTAGTGGCTTGGGGACTTCTAGCATCTTAGCTGCTGCTGTTGTGAAAGGACTTCTCCAGATAACTGATGGGGATGACAGTAATGAAAGTGTCGCTAGACTTgttttggtattagagcagctTATGGGAACAGGAGGTGGTTGGCAGGATCAAATTGGAGGTCTGTACCCTGGAATAAAATTTACTGCAAGTTTTCCTGGAATTCCATTGCGGCTTCAAGTCATCCCCCTCGTAGCTTCTCCTCAGCTGACTCTAGAGTTGCAGCAACGCTTACTTGTGGTATTTACTGGTCAA GTTCGACTTGCACACCAAGTTTTGCAAAAAGTGGTAACCAGATATCTTCGACGAGATAACCTTCTTGTGTCTAGTATCAAGCGTCTTGCTGAATTGGCAAAGATTGGAAGGGAAGCTTTAATGAACTGTGACATTGATGAGTTAGGGGAAATAATGTTGGAGGCTTGGAGGTTGCATCAGGAACTTGACCCTTACTGCAGCAACCAGTTTGTCGACCGCCTCTTTTCATTTGCTGACCCTTACTGCAGTGGCTACAAGCTTGTGGGTGCTGGTGGTGGGGGCTTTGCTTTGTTACTTGCCAAGGATGCTTGCAGTGCCAACGAACTAAGGCAATTGCTAGAAGCAGATCCAAGCTTTGACGTGAAAATCTATGATTGGAATATTAATTGTGAAGAGGTTATCAGCAGGTag
- the LOC133863484 gene encoding serine/threonine-protein kinase WNK8-like produces MSSSAGSVTPANNGVCGTMVEPPDAVVEYVEKDSTGRYVRYNEILGKGAFKTVYKAFDEVDGIEVAWNQVRIDDVLQSPEDLEKLYSEVHLLKSLKHDNIIKFYNSWVDDNKKTVNMMTELFTSGNLRQYRKKHKNVDMKAIKNWARQILRGLVYLHGHNPPIIHRDLKCDNIFVNGNHGEVKIGDLGLATVMQQPTARSVIGTPEFMAPELYEEEYNELVDIYSFGMCMLEMVTFEYPYSECKNPAQIYKKVISGIKPASLSKVSDPQIKEFIQKCLVSVSERLSAKELLQDQFLRVENPKEPIRDPLQLPDQSPKANGLTKSGPHSMDIDTDYKKISLSTCSGSNNESQCCPVLEFQRTNKNNEFRLKGKKNDDNSVSLTLRIANSCGRVRNIHFLFYLDTDTALSVAGEMVEQLELPDHDVAFIAELIDYLIMKLLPGWKPSSDYSSSGARTPHDVSPVLEDGKTLMACPWDLMLTSDPAGSVVEQDVMSGVNTTCPQEGVICNNPDGNICHGDCNSSPSLANLEDEHSEASVASEILVEDASNKNEKASESVDRHIEGSYKGLSGSFSELELRDTYYDDCRFQGIDSSGAECIVDEYAKNSLPVLRGKSNLMSLTSSCSSLSEANKDVDVDLKLELDAIEAQYQHWFQELSRMREEALEATKKRWLAKKKLAVH; encoded by the exons ATGAGTTCTAGTGCTGGATCCGTAACGCCAGCGAATAATGGAGTGTGTGGGACGATGGTCGAGCCTCCTGATGCCGTGGTTGAATATGTAGAGAAAGACTCGACCGGTCGATACGTTCGG TACAATGAAATTTTGGGCAAGGGTGCTTTCAAGACCGT TTATAAGGCATTTGATGAAGTTGATGGAATAGAAGTTGCCTGGAATCAAGTGAGGATTGATGATGTCTTGCAGTCACCAGAAGATTTGGAAAAATTGTATTCTGAAGTTCATCTGCTGAAATCTTTGAAACATGATAATATCATCAAGTTCTATAATTCCTGGGTGGATGATAACAAGAAAACTGTCAACATGATGACTGAGCTCTTCACATCTGGGAATCTTAGGCA ATACCGTAAGAAGCATAAAAATGTCGATATGAAGGCCATAAAGAATTGGGCAAGGCAGATTCTCCGAGGTTTAGTCTATCTTCACGGTCACAACCCACCTATTATTCACAGGGACTTAAAATGTGACAACATTTTTGTTAATGGAAATCATGGAGAAGTTAAGATTGGAGACCTTGGATTGGCAACTGTGATGCAGCAGCCTACTGCTCGAAGTGTGATTG gGACTCCTGAGTTTATGGCTCCTGAGCTATATGAAGAGGAATATAATGAACTTGTTGACATATATTCTTTTGGGATGTGCATGTTGGAGATGGTTACTTTTGAGTATCCATATAGCGAATGCAAAAATCCTGCTCAAATCTATAAGAAGGTTATCTCT GGCATCAAACCTGCTTCCCTTAGTAAGGTAAGTGATCCCCAAATTAAGGAGTTTATTCAGAAGTGTCTGGTCTCAGTGTCTGAGAGATTGTCTGCAAAGGAGCTTCTTCAAGACCAATTCCTTCGAGTTGAGAATCCAAAGGAACCAATCCGTGATCCGTTACAGTTACCTGACCAAAGTCCCAAAGCAAATGGTTTAACCAAGTCAGGCCCTCATTCCATGGACATAGATACTGACTATAAGAAGATTTCTTTAAGCACGTGTTCCGGAAGCAACAATGAGAGCCAATGCTGTCCAGTTTTGGAATTTCAGAGGACAAATAAGAACAATGAATTTAGATTAAAAGGCAAGAAAAATGACGACAATTCAGTATCATTGACGTTGCGTATTGCCAACTCTTGTG gtcGGGTACGGAATATACACTTTCTCTTTTACCTTGATACTGATACTGCACTTTCAGTGGCCGGCGAGATGGTTGAGCAACTGGAGTTACCAGATCATGATGTGGCATTCATAGCTGAGTTAATTGATTACTTGATAATGAAACTCCTACCTGGGTGGAAGCCTTCATCTGATTACTCCTCAAGCGGAGCAAGAACTCCCCATGATGTTTCCCCAGTCTTGGAAGATGGCAAAACATTAATGGCATGTCCGTGGGATTTAATGCTAACTAGTGATCCAGCTGGGTCGGTGGTTGAACAAGATGTTATGTCGGGGGTAAATACTACATGTCCTCAAGAAGGTGTTATCTGCAATAATCCTGACGGCAATATTTGCCATGGTGACTGTAATTCTTCCCCAAGTTTGGCTAATCTCGAAGATGAACATTCTGAAGCATCCGTTGCTTCAGAGATACTGGTAGAAGATGCTtccaacaaaaatgaaaaagcctCTGAATCCGTTGATCGCCATATCGAAGGAAGCTATAAAGGCTTGAGTGGATCCTTCTCTGAGCTAGAGCTTAGGGATACATATTATGATGACTGCAGATTTCAAGGAATTGATAGCAGTGGTGCAGAATGCATCGTTGACGAATATGCAAAGAACTCGTTGCCTGTTCTACGTGGAAAATCAAACCTTATGAGTTTGACAAGCAGCTGTTCGTCATTGTCCGAAGCAAACAAAGATGTAGATGTTGATCTAAAGTTGGAACTTGATGCAATTGAGGCACAGTATCAGCATTGGTTTCAGGAACTTTCTAGGATGAGGGAAGAAGCATTGGAGGCCACCAAAAAGCGATGGTTAGCAAAGAAGAAGCTGGCTGTCCATTGA
- the LOC133863485 gene encoding uncharacterized protein LOC133863485, whose translation MEFCPTCGTMLQYELPYLGRPSRFFCPACPYVCYLENKVKIKKKQPLVKKDLEPVVTDDDMKNASQTDASCPKCGHGRAAYVQFQTRSADEPATTFYTCLNETCRNKWRDD comes from the exons ATGGAATTTTGTCCAACTTGCGGGACCATGCTGCAGTATGAGTTGCCCTATCTGGGCCGTCCTTCTAGATTCTTCTGCCCGGCATGTCCCTATGTATGCTACTTAGAGAACAAG GTtaagataaagaaaaagcaaCCTCTGGTTAAGAAAGATTTagagcctgtcgtcacagatgATGACATGAAGAATGCGTCTCAGACTGATG caTCATGCCCGAAATGTGGTCATGGAAGGGCTGCTTATGTTCAATTTCAGACTAGATCAGCCGATGAGCCGGCCACAACATTTTATACGTGCTTGAATGAGACTTGTAGAAACAAATGGCGTGATGATTAA
- the LOC133864321 gene encoding protein yippee-like At4g27745, protein MEGLVGPRLYSCCKCRNHVSRHDDIISKAFQSGNGRAFLFSHAMNIVEGPKEDRHLITGLHTIADVFCSHCRELLGWKYERAYQAPQKYKEGKFVLENIKIVKENW, encoded by the exons ATGGAGGGCTTGGTTGGGCCACGGTTGTACAGCTGCTGCAAGTGCCGGAACCATGTATCTCGTCACGACGATATCATTTCCAAGGCTTTCCAG TCGGGCAACGGCAGGGCCTTTCTGTTCTCCCATGCGATGAACATTGTGGAAGGGCCAAAAGAGGACCGACACCTTATTACAGGTCTCCACACAATTGCTGACGTATTTTGCTCTCATTGCCGGGAGTTGCTGGGTTGGAAGTATGAACGAGCTTACCAGGCACCCCAGAAGTACAAAGAAGGCAAATTCGTGCTCGAAAATATTAAAATCGTCAAGGAAAATTGGTAG
- the LOC133864157 gene encoding calcium-binding protein KIC-like, which translates to MENNTKLTFEDLLPVMADKLDVEAFVGELCKGFRLLADPERRLITSESLRRNSAQLGMEGMSKDDAEAMVKEGDLDGDGVLNETEFCILMVRLSPGMMEDAEAWLEKALHQELSKSST; encoded by the coding sequence ATGGAAAACAATACCAAACTCACATTTGAGGACTTGTTGCCGGTGATGGCTGACAAGCTGGATGTTGAGGCCTTTGTGGGTGAACTGTGCAAGGGCTTCAGGCTGCTGGCAGACCCAGAAAGGAGGTTGATAACGTCGGAGTCTCTGAGGAGAAATTCAGCACAACTGGGCATGGAGGGGATGAGCAAAGACGACGCCGAGGCGATGGTTAAAGAAGGCGATCTCGACGGCGACGGCGTGCTTAACGAGACTGAATTCTGCATCCTCATGGTCAGACTCAGCCCTGGGATGATGGAGGATGCAGAGGCATGGCTGGAGAAGGCCCTTCACCAAGAGCTCAGCAAGTCTTCAACttga